A stretch of Pseudoliparis swirei isolate HS2019 ecotype Mariana Trench chromosome 14, NWPU_hadal_v1, whole genome shotgun sequence DNA encodes these proteins:
- the sctr gene encoding secretin receptor, with product MKQVGLIGVLLLPQVKSSSGCHPHVNLVKEEEKCMADLLLYKSHKATENNISVHCMGMWDDLNCWPPASLGETVSQPCPEFFNSDEEVHRNCSASGWTDPLVPHEDACGYTFNETFHFLGESSDAHMYFSSVKTMYTAGYTLSLVSLSIAVTIFCLFRKLHCTRNHIHIQLFISFILRAIFIFVRDSLLFTDEELYHCDHYPVACKVALTLSNYSILANYSWLLAEGHFLFTLVSRSFFSLRKHLAWYIVLSWGVPLVVIVSWGCAKYVYEDEGCWETRRREWIWWILRMPVLLTISMNLIFFLGLLRILVNKLRLPDAQRNEFCQYKRLIKSTFFLVALFGLHYILFVFLPVEVSSSVFKIWTLAELALSSTQGFVVAVLYCFMNGEVQHEFQRRWRRWRLTRHLPSRRRQQHGSISHSGSPHTQVSLLPCSTSSPAAGGPPADTAEM from the exons ATGAAACAAGTTGGACTTATTGGAGTGCTACTGTTACCCCAG GTAAAATCATCATCAGGGTGTCATCCTCATGTTAACCTggtgaaagaggaggaaaagtgcATGGCCGATCTTCTGCTTTATAAGTCACACAAAGCAACAG AAAACAATATTAGCGTACACTGTATGGGAATGTGGGATGACCTGAACTGCTGGCCACCTGCTTCTCTTGGGGAAACCGTCTCCCAGCCGTGTCCGGAGTTCTTCAACTCGGATG AAGAAGTGCACCGCAACTGCTCCGCCAGTGGCTGGACGGACCCGCTCGTCCCACACGAGGACGCGTGCGGATACACTTTCAATGAGACGTTCCACTTCCTTGGAGAG tccTCAGACGCCCACATGTATTTCTCCTCCGTGAAGACCATGTACACCGCCGGCTACACGCTCTCCCTCGTCTCCCTCTCCATCGCCGTCACCATATTCTGCCTCTTCAG GAAGCTGCACTGCACCAGGAACCACATCCACATCCAGCtgttcatctccttcatcctgaGGGCAATCTTCATCTTCGTCAGGGACTCTCTGCTGTTCACCGACGAGGAGCTCTACCACTGTGACCACTACCCG GTGGCATGCAAGGTGGCGCTGACATTGTCCAACTACTCCATCCTGGCCAACTACAGCTGGCTGCTGGCGGAgggccacttcctgttcacgctGGTGAGCCGCTCCTTCTTCTCCCTGAGGAAACACCTCGCCTGGTACATCGTCCTCAGCTGGG GCGTACCGCTGGTTGTTATCGTCTCCTGGGGATGTGCCAAGTATGTGTATGAAGACGAGGG CTGCTGGGAGACCAGGAGGCGTGAATGGATTTGGTGGATTCTCCGAATGCCGGTCCTTCTGACGATATCT ATGAATCTCATCTTCTTCTTGGGCCTTTTGAGGATACTGGTCAACAAACTCCGCCTGCCAGATGCCCAGAGGAATGAATTCTGCCAGTATAA GAGGCTGATCAAATCCACCTTCTTCCTGGTGGCTCTGTTCGGTCTGCATTACATCCTGTTTGTGTTCCTGCCCGTTGAAGTGAGCAGCTCCGTGTTTAAGATATGGACGCTTGCCGAGCTCGCCCTGTCCTCCACACAG GGTTTCGTGGTCGCCGTGCTCTACTGCTTCATGAACGGAGAG GTGCAGCATGAGTTCCAGAGGaggtggcggcggtggcggctgACCCGACACCTCCCCAGcaggcggcggcagcagcatgGCTCCATCAGCCACAGCGGGTCTCCCCACACGCAGGTGTCCCTGCTGCCTTGCTCGACAAGCAGCCCGGCAGCCGGCGGACCCCCCGCGGACACGGCGGAGATGTGA